DNA from Vespa velutina chromosome 23, iVesVel2.1, whole genome shotgun sequence:
TACTACGTTGTTGATAATCTTGACTATAATTTCCTGCAGgatcattataatcataatatccTCCACTTGATCTATTACCACAGGCTCCACTATTGGAAACCCCTCCAACCCTATTATTTCCATAAGTTACTCCAGTACCActggtataataattattagttcttcctcctcctctttctccataATTTCCTCCAGTCCCACCATAATTACTGGCAACTTCAATGCTATAATTGTTACTTCCACCACTGCTACCGTAACCTGATCCACTTCTAGGATTGACACAACCACCTCCACCGCTATTCCCATAGCTACTTCCCATTCCACCAGTCCCATAGCTAGTACCACTCCCATAGCTACTTCCTCCTCTACCACCACCATAACCTCCGCCTCCTCTACCCCCTCCTCCACCGCCTCCTCttgcaccaccaccacctcgaCCACCTGACCCGCTAGTAttgcctcctcctcctcctctattATATCCactaaaattttaaattaaaaatccaatggttacatttttcaatagaaatattataatttagctaacgtatgtattataaaattcattataatcaaACCTAGATGGAGGTCCTGGAACTCTATCTTTCTGCCATGGTGGCATTTCTGGTGGTGGAGGTTCTTGTTCGTATGGTCTTCCTCCACGATCCGGGACATCCCCTATAATGACTTTATTTATGTTACTTCGAGTATTTTTACGTACGGCTGCATTACTCGTCTTCTCCACCACTGCTAAATCATCTCGTGCTGCTAATAAATCAGCAATACCAACATTTGGCTTTGTACCCATTTTTCCTCTTCCCGAATGATATCTACTATTCAATTCCTTCTCTAATGTTCGCACTCTTTCGGACCactaaatatcaaattaaactATATTCAATTAACTGTTCAATTACTTTCATTCGTTAAactaataatcaaaaattttcttaccaGAAATGATTGAATTGTTACATCTAATCGTTTAAGTAACATTTCTCTGCGCATCTCATATTCTTTATGTAATTCTTTGTCAACATTAGAAAGCTTATTCCATTGATCGGTAGATAATTCACCAAAAATTAAAGGTTTGCCCAAAAGATCGGCAGGAACTTTTGATATTacatcttttaatttattttctaattttgtaAATAGCATTTGCACTGTAATATTTTCTGGTGGTTTTTGAAATTGTAATgctattaacatatttttaagaTGCTTTGCAGTATCACTttcattctataaaatattaattgatattatatatcttttttatgttgtattatatatatatatatatttatatacaataaaagatatataatacatagtaaaaaaatatataaatagaagaaacacatcagaaattttaatatacttacaataataacttcTAAAGTTGAatcagtttctttttctttaacttgcAATAACTTACAAGCCATAAGTTCAGAAATTAGAATTTCGATCAACAAAGTCCTATTTCCTTTGTCGGCTAATCGTTGATTTACATTTCCAGTAGTTAAATTTTGATTAACGCATCCTATTTCTTTAAGGAAACAACTTAATTCTAACAAGAAAGAACTTGCATCATCAGGAGTTTGAGTAGGATTAATAGTTTCATCTATATTAATAAACGTTCCTATTTGCTCCGCAAGCCAAGCAATTAAACCAGTATAATCTACAGATTTTGGTCCAAGCTCTAAAGCTTTAGACATTTTATCAACTTGAAGTAACGAGCCTTGATACCTTCAAGAAAAAACGATATCGATTGAAGccatataaatgaaaaaaaaatgataataataataatgtttgacgataaacaattcaaatttttatcataattcatattattttaccgataatataaaagttaatgttaaaatatgttggatatttaattttataacctCGAAATACATACCCGACATTTTCGAGTGCTTGTAACAGATCTGTTTCCATATCGAAAAATGTATCGCTGAATTAACGTAACtaaaataaagttattttaatgttatacatataaaataataacatatttatgaCGAAATATCGAATACGAAAACCTGACGTTTCGATATAATCTACGTAGCGGCGAGCAATATGGCTGCTGCCGGTAAGATCGATGTAGATGTCGCAGCATTagtatctaataatataaatgtgtcAAATATCTGaatcacttttatttttatttttacgaacgCCAGAgttcaaaatgatttatattttacttaccAAAGAGTAAATAACGTAATATAGGATAAGTCAAAATAAAACTCAAAGTaattacaaaagtaaaaattttcaaactttAGTGCATTACATGTACTGTACTTACATAGTTGagcttatatacatacatatagttaataatcattacagctattatttacataaaaaaaaatcccttCGAAATACTACACAAATTATTTGATACTTAgtttttcgtcatttttactaataaatattagttaataacttttaaatgTATAGTAGATAGGATcattatgaattttaatttatatatttctcataaGTGATCAAGTACTTAGTTCTTTTATCCATATGaattgcatattttttttcacgttttgATAATTACTTGAACTTATTTGTCCTTAAATATTTgcatattcatatatgtaggtacattGTCTAATAGTGCTTTgggaaatgtattatttatagcaCCATGCGTATGTGCAGTTTTTTCTAGAGAATGTGATTTACAATCTCCTTTGTACTACTTTATTCTACTGGATTTCTACATTTCAACTATAAagagaagatattttatataaaatgaaagattgaTAGTGACTGCATATAATTTaaactaatgataataaataaaagtacacTTTCCTTAGTTTGAACATAGATGACAAGTAATATTGTATTGAGAAATAGTTACAAGTCAGTCACTTTTCagaaagatatttaaagaTCTGTACAATTGTGCTTTACAGCTAtccattaatataaaatataaggtgtttagattttttttttattatttttttttttttttattttttttttatatataaatagtaatatgTTAAATGCATGCTGTTGCACTAATGATATGAAACaagatttaacaaaatttgatCGGTTGCGTCATATTTTACAAATCTAAAACTTTATGTTATCGTATAAACAGTACATTTTGTCTTTATACCAAAAGTGCACCCAAGTTACATGCCGCAGATTACTTCTTACCGAACAAACCTGCAAATATCTTAACAGTTTTGTACACATTaagctaataataattaagttttTAACATTTTGTATCATTATAATACAGTGATCAATTAACCTGTTAACCGGGGAGGATgagttaataaattaaacaaatttctttttcattattaatgagaaagcattatacttattaattcTTATCCTTACCAAAGTTTTTTACTCTCTATCTGTaccatattattttcaataaataatatgaaataaattgaaatagatTTCTCATGAATCTGTACTGACCAATCAAAAATTTCTCCCCAgtttaaagattaattatcTATGTTACCTTCATAAAAGGATTCACACTTTTCTAATAAACGGAGAACTGGATTGATGTTATAGGGAAACAAAGCTTTAGACACTAATCTGTCTATTGCCAATCGAAgtcttattaatattgtcaTGGTATCATCCAACTCTCTACCACAACATGATACAAATTCTGGCCAATTTCTTCTGATATACTTCAAGAATCTCagtaaatacaataaaaaacaagTTTCATTACTAACAAGTAAGTCTAATAAAACATCTGGATCATGAGATACAGCATGTATGAATTGTATAAATGTTAATGTTGGACTAAGCATATGACCTAAATCATTTTGTGGTGGTCCTCTATAAAAAAGACCAACTGCTACATCAAGGCAGCAGACCATGCCTTCTATCAGGAAATCATCTTGATCGTGAAACATTTGTACAACCCATTGTGATAATGGCATTTCTGGATGGAAAGGCATTAATGTTTTGACACACTGATCTAGCTGTCTTAAAACTTCTCTGATACTTCGTTCAATAACTGCCATGTCGGCATCAAGATCCTCCGCCTCTGAGCCTAAAGAAGAATCACTAGAATCACTGCGCGTTTCCTTAACAGTCACTGCAACACTTTTTAGAACTAAGAGCACAATTTTTTGAAGAAGTGGTCTGTCTCCCTCGCCAGAACCACCTCCAAATCTTCCAGATCCATGACGATACGGCAAGGAATCTAATAATCTCCAATCTTTAACGGCACGAACGATTAAATGTGCTAGAGAGCAAGGTTCATCAGGTAAGACATCTTGTAGTGCCAATGTACTACCATAACATAATACTTCATTAAACAATCCTAAAAGATGTCTCCAGATTATACCTGGAACATTGGCATTCAGCAACAGAACCAAATTGTCtaattgagaataaaaaagtttagTATCGATAACCGATAAATTGGCTTTTACAGAAATTATTGATTCCCATAAATCTAAAAATGTTACAACAGCAGACTCATGTTGTGGTGTGTACGAGGCAAGAATTGCATCAAATTTGGATACTAATATAGTCCATTTAGATTCTAGTACTTTAACACACATAGCTTTTATTGAAGTGCTATCAAAACTTTCTGTGTCTGATATTGTTATAGTATTACAACTGGACGGTGGCACTAAACTGTCTGTCTCTTCCAATGGATGAATGCTGCAATCTTTATGTTCTACCACTCTTTTCACAATATCCAAAGTGAATACCATTTGACTGGGAGAGTGAGTATTCACTAAAGATTGAGTAAGTCTCTCCAACCAAGCAACTTCAATATTGTCCTttgttacaataaaaaatgaagcCAAAACTCTGCTTGCAACAAACGATATAAACTTATTGGTTGTACTTGAAAGATCAATGATTTGATCTATAATACCATGTTCATTTCGTGCTAACGCATCACAAACATCCGCAACTCTACTGCACATAACGCCTCTTGTATTCTGTTTAATGGCCAAATCAAAAAGAAGCTGCAAGGCGCTTAGAAATTCCAAAGTATGATCAGGTTCCCATTCTGATAATACTATAGGACGAAAACTACCATCTGCCATTTCCACTGTTGCAGTGGTAAATGGTTTACGCAAGCTACTCTCTGGTATGTTGCATAAACATTGAGCTAATAAACTGTTCTGAAAACATTGTATATCAGTGAATGATTCTCTTCCATCATTACTATTCTCAAgacgttgtttcttttttgcagGTTCCTCCATTGTGCTGACAGGAGGAAAATGAAGACAGCGCCAAAGCACCATTAGCAAATGTATTCTAACATCTACTTTTATCtcttataaactttttatcaAGTTATTTTCATAATGCACATGATCTTC
Protein-coding regions in this window:
- the LOC124956769 gene encoding protein FAM98B is translated as METDLLQALENVGYQGSLLQVDKMSKALELGPKSVDYTGLIAWLAEQIGTFINIDETINPTQTPDDASSFLLELSCFLKEIGCVNQNLTTGNVNQRLADKGNRTLLIEILISELMACKLLQVKEKETDSTLEVIINESDTAKHLKNMLIALQFQKPPENITVQMLFTKLENKLKDVISKVPADLLGKPLIFGELSTDQWNKLSNVDKELHKEYEMRREMLLKRLDVTIQSFLWSERVRTLEKELNSRYHSGRGKMGTKPNVGIADLLAARDDLAVVEKTSNAAVRKNTRSNINKVIIGDVPDRGGRPYEQEPPPPEMPPWQKDRVPGPPSSGYNRGGGGGNTSGSGGRGGGGARGGGGGGGRGGGGYGGGRGGSSYGSGTSYGTGGMGSSYGNSGGGGCVNPRSGSGYGSSGGSNNYSIEVASNYGGTGGNYGERGGGRTNNYYTSGTGVTYGNNRVGGVSNSGACGNRSSGGYYDYNDPAGNYSQDYQQRSNSGRVQGGWNQTGNNSNRSNCQRDGYNRGRGWGNRQH
- the LOC124956768 gene encoding protein lines, which codes for MVLWRCLHFPPVSTMEEPAKKKQRLENSNDGRESFTDIQCFQNSLLAQCLCNIPESSLRKPFTTATVEMADGSFRPIVLSEWEPDHTLEFLSALQLLFDLAIKQNTRGVMCSRVADVCDALARNEHGIIDQIIDLSSTTNKFISFVASRVLASFFIVTKDNIEVAWLERLTQSLVNTHSPSQMVFTLDIVKRVVEHKDCSIHPLEETDSLVPPSSCNTITISDTESFDSTSIKAMCVKVLESKWTILVSKFDAILASYTPQHESAVVTFLDLWESIISVKANLSVIDTKLFYSQLDNLVLLLNANVPGIIWRHLLGLFNEVLCYGSTLALQDVLPDEPCSLAHLIVRAVKDWRLLDSLPYRHGSGRFGGGSGEGDRPLLQKIVLLVLKSVAVTVKETRSDSSDSSLGSEAEDLDADMAVIERSIREVLRQLDQCVKTLMPFHPEMPLSQWVVQMFHDQDDFLIEGMVCCLDVAVGLFYRGPPQNDLGHMLSPTLTFIQFIHAVSHDPDVLLDLLVSNETCFLLYLLRFLKYIRRNWPEFVSCCGRELDDTMTILIRLRLAIDRLVSKALFPYNINPVLRLLEKCESFYEGNIDN